In the Paenibacillus pabuli genome, one interval contains:
- the treC gene encoding alpha,alpha-phosphotrehalase produces MSSNDTTSSSWWRTSTVYQVYPKSFNDTTGSGTGDIRGLTEKLDYLQHLGIDIVWLQPVYVSPQNDNGYDVADYYQINPDFGTMEDFDELLKGLKARDMKLMIDIVVNHSSTEHEWFKQARSSKDNPYRDYYIWKDPAPDGGVPNNWQSKFGGPAWQYDEQTGQYFLTLFDKTQADLNWENEQVRKAVRDMIKFWAEKGVDGFRMDVINLISKDQRFPDDDGSEGPGDGRKFYTDGPRVHEYITEMYEEVFGPYNMVTVGEMSSTTLEHCIRYSNPASREFSMTFNFHHLKVDYPNGQKWELMPYDFEAMKRLFSEWQTGMQAGGGWNALFLNNHDQPRALSRFADDGDYRAESAKMLATTIHGMQGTPYVYQGEEIGMPNPVWNDVSEFRDIESTNMYRLLQEERGKSAEEAFAIVKERSRDNSRTPMQWDASKNAGFTTGTPWIKVDERYPTTNVAEQLADPNSIYYHYRKLIALRKRVAVLTDGLYERLDDAHPEVFAYARTNGNETLIVVSNFSKREVSFSLPSAVWNDHVSGKTAELLIGNTEVAPALEQVISLSPYASYMWLVPQQD; encoded by the coding sequence ATGAGTTCAAACGATACAACTTCCTCATCGTGGTGGAGAACCTCCACGGTGTATCAGGTATATCCCAAGAGCTTCAACGACACCACGGGTTCAGGTACCGGGGATATTCGGGGGCTGACCGAGAAGCTGGATTATTTGCAGCATCTGGGAATCGATATTGTGTGGCTGCAGCCGGTATATGTATCTCCGCAGAATGATAATGGTTACGACGTAGCGGACTATTACCAGATTAATCCGGACTTTGGTACGATGGAAGATTTTGATGAGTTATTAAAGGGCTTGAAAGCCCGTGACATGAAACTGATGATCGATATTGTAGTGAACCACTCGTCAACGGAACATGAATGGTTCAAGCAAGCGCGTTCTTCTAAGGATAATCCATACCGGGATTATTACATTTGGAAAGATCCGGCTCCGGACGGCGGAGTACCGAACAACTGGCAGTCCAAGTTTGGTGGACCGGCATGGCAGTACGACGAACAGACAGGGCAGTATTTCCTGACTTTGTTTGACAAAACACAGGCCGATCTGAACTGGGAAAATGAACAGGTTCGCAAGGCAGTACGGGACATGATCAAGTTTTGGGCAGAAAAGGGTGTCGACGGTTTCCGCATGGACGTCATCAACCTGATCTCCAAGGATCAGCGTTTTCCTGATGATGACGGCAGCGAAGGACCAGGGGATGGACGCAAGTTCTATACGGACGGACCACGCGTACATGAATATATTACCGAGATGTATGAGGAAGTATTTGGCCCTTATAACATGGTAACGGTTGGAGAGATGTCTTCTACAACGCTGGAACACTGCATCCGCTATTCGAATCCGGCTTCCCGTGAATTTTCGATGACGTTCAATTTCCATCACTTGAAGGTGGATTATCCCAATGGACAGAAGTGGGAATTGATGCCTTATGATTTTGAAGCGATGAAACGCTTGTTCAGTGAATGGCAGACAGGAATGCAGGCTGGTGGAGGCTGGAACGCGCTCTTCCTTAACAATCATGATCAGCCGCGAGCACTGTCCCGTTTCGCAGATGATGGGGATTACCGTGCCGAGAGTGCCAAAATGCTGGCAACAACCATCCATGGCATGCAGGGCACACCCTATGTGTATCAAGGTGAAGAGATCGGAATGCCGAATCCCGTCTGGAATGATGTAAGCGAGTTCCGGGATATTGAATCCACCAATATGTACCGCTTACTTCAGGAAGAACGCGGAAAATCAGCGGAAGAAGCTTTTGCAATCGTGAAAGAGCGCTCCCGAGATAACTCCCGTACACCAATGCAATGGGATGCCAGCAAGAACGCCGGATTCACAACAGGTACCCCTTGGATCAAAGTAGATGAACGTTATCCAACGACTAACGTAGCTGAACAGTTGGCAGATCCGAATTCCATCTATTATCACTACCGCAAGCTTATTGCTCTGCGCAAACGGGTTGCCGTACTGACAGACGGTCTATATGAACGCTTGGATGATGCACATCCGGAAGTATTCGCCTATGCACGAACGAACGGTAATGAAACATTGATCGTCGTGTCCAACTTTAGCAAGAGAGAGGTATCCTTCTCTCTACCGTCTGCTGTCTGGAATGATCACGTATCCGGTAAAACAGCTGAATTACTCATTGGCAACACAGAGGTGGCACCTGCATTGGAACAGGTCATCTCACTCAGTCCGTACGCATCCTATATGTGGCTTGTACCACAACAGGACTAA
- a CDS encoding metal-dependent hydrolase, giving the protein MLNITYHGHSSVQLGTEEKSLIIDPFLRGNELAVTKPEDIRTDAVLLTHAHMDHILDAEPIAKANNAKVVAIVELATYMSWKGLDTIGMNMGGTVDLDFAQAKMIQAFHTSGIVLEEEQRIMYAGLPAGFIINIGGKNILHAGDTSLFGDMKMIGDRHQIDVAFLPIGGHFTMGPEDALQAAEWFNAKLTIPVHYDTFPVIRQDSEKFVQQLAAKGLKGQVLAPGESITL; this is encoded by the coding sequence ATGTTAAACATTACGTACCACGGGCACTCCAGCGTACAATTGGGTACGGAGGAGAAGTCTTTAATTATCGATCCGTTCCTGCGCGGCAATGAACTGGCCGTTACCAAGCCGGAAGACATTAGAACCGATGCCGTTTTGCTGACGCATGCACATATGGATCATATTCTCGACGCCGAACCGATTGCTAAAGCGAACAATGCCAAAGTGGTTGCAATCGTGGAGCTGGCTACATACATGTCCTGGAAAGGGCTGGATACGATTGGTATGAATATGGGCGGAACAGTAGATCTGGATTTTGCTCAGGCCAAAATGATTCAGGCTTTTCATACTTCGGGAATTGTGCTTGAAGAGGAGCAGCGGATCATGTACGCAGGCTTGCCTGCAGGATTTATCATTAACATAGGCGGTAAAAACATTCTTCATGCCGGAGATACAAGCTTGTTCGGCGATATGAAAATGATTGGTGACCGTCATCAGATTGACGTAGCTTTTTTGCCTATTGGCGGACATTTCACAATGGGCCCAGAAGATGCACTGCAAGCTGCAGAGTGGTTTAACGCAAAACTGACCATTCCAGTGCACTATGATACATTCCCGGTTATTCGTCAGGATTCGGAGAAGTTTGTACAGCAGCTTGCTGCCAAAGGACTGAAAGGTCAGGTACTTGCACCAGGCGAATCGATCACGCTTTAA
- a CDS encoding glycoside hydrolase family 13 protein, which produces MDGNLVKSGSGVIHIVWWKESVVYQIYPISFKDSDGDGHGDLQGIYEKLDYLTDLGIDVIWICPIYESPGHDNGYDISDYYAIMRKFGTMEDFDRLLAAAHSRGLKIMMDLVLNHTSDEHAWFAESRSSKVNPKRDYYIWRSGKNGQVPNNWESYFGGSVWKHDPETNEYYLHLYSEHQPDLNWNNPQMAEEMYEMVHWWLQKGVDGFRFDAVAHIAKAEGLPSAHNPDNLPVVPAYQLFSNLEQVHSILNKLNDMILKPYGPMTVGETSGLGPEQALAYVGTDRNELNMVFQFEHMFVDAKSSGIGKWNYREWKLTELKEIMSRWQTILHGRGWNANYMGNHDQPRPVSRFGDDGRYRVRSAQMLATWMLTLEGTPYIYQGEEIGMTNVAFPNIEQYRDIETMNYYRHYIAQGRDKNDIMKAIWLKSRDNARTPMQWDDSEHAGFTEGEPWIQVNDNYTEINVASAENDPGSILHYYRKLIALRKKSKVLIYGEYELLLPDDPDIYAYTRTLGDEKMLIILNFRGNEPEMHWPEGWTEDRAKLAISNVKRRYSTDEGTILLQPYEARVYRLQS; this is translated from the coding sequence ATGGACGGAAATTTAGTGAAGAGCGGAAGCGGGGTGATCCACATCGTGTGGTGGAAAGAGAGTGTTGTGTATCAGATCTATCCCATCAGTTTCAAGGATTCGGATGGTGATGGTCACGGTGATTTGCAAGGCATTTATGAGAAGCTTGATTATTTGACGGATCTGGGGATTGACGTGATCTGGATCTGTCCCATTTATGAATCTCCCGGACACGATAATGGTTATGATATCAGCGATTACTATGCCATTATGCGCAAATTCGGCACGATGGAGGATTTTGACCGGTTACTCGCAGCGGCTCACAGCAGAGGACTCAAAATCATGATGGATCTGGTGCTGAATCACACATCGGATGAACATGCCTGGTTTGCCGAATCCCGTTCCTCCAAAGTGAACCCCAAGCGGGATTATTACATTTGGCGGTCAGGTAAAAACGGTCAGGTTCCGAATAACTGGGAATCCTATTTTGGCGGGTCCGTGTGGAAGCATGATCCCGAAACGAATGAATATTATCTGCATTTGTACTCGGAGCATCAGCCTGACCTGAATTGGAATAATCCACAGATGGCCGAGGAGATGTATGAGATGGTGCATTGGTGGCTGCAAAAAGGGGTGGACGGGTTCCGTTTTGATGCGGTAGCGCATATTGCCAAGGCTGAAGGGCTGCCCAGTGCACATAATCCTGACAATCTGCCGGTTGTTCCAGCATACCAGCTGTTCTCCAACCTGGAACAGGTGCATTCCATTTTGAACAAGCTAAACGACATGATTCTGAAGCCGTACGGTCCTATGACCGTCGGGGAAACGTCAGGTCTGGGCCCGGAGCAGGCCCTTGCTTATGTGGGAACAGATCGTAACGAACTGAACATGGTGTTTCAGTTTGAGCATATGTTTGTCGACGCCAAATCATCGGGGATTGGGAAGTGGAATTACAGGGAGTGGAAGCTGACCGAACTCAAGGAAATCATGAGTCGCTGGCAGACGATCCTGCACGGCAGAGGCTGGAATGCTAACTATATGGGTAATCATGATCAGCCGCGCCCGGTTTCCCGTTTCGGAGATGATGGCCGTTACAGGGTTCGGTCTGCCCAGATGCTGGCTACATGGATGCTTACCCTTGAAGGAACGCCTTACATTTATCAGGGAGAGGAGATCGGCATGACGAATGTTGCGTTTCCGAATATCGAGCAGTATCGAGACATTGAAACGATGAATTATTACAGGCACTATATTGCCCAAGGGCGGGATAAAAATGACATTATGAAGGCCATCTGGCTGAAAAGCCGGGATAATGCACGTACACCCATGCAATGGGATGACAGTGAGCATGCAGGGTTTACGGAAGGCGAGCCATGGATTCAGGTTAACGATAACTATACCGAAATCAATGTGGCTTCCGCTGAAAATGACCCCGGCTCCATATTGCATTATTATCGCAAGCTGATTGCCCTCCGGAAGAAGAGCAAGGTGCTGATCTATGGTGAATATGAACTCCTCCTGCCGGATGATCCGGACATCTATGCCTATACACGTACACTTGGGGACGAAAAGATGCTTATTATCCTGAATTTTCGGGGGAATGAACCCGAGATGCACTGGCCGGAAGGCTGGACAGAGGATCGTGCCAAGCTGGCCATCAGCAATGTGAAAAGACGGTACTCGACGGATGAAGGCACCATTCTGCTCCAGCCTTATGAAGCCAGGGTATACCGACTGCAATCCTGA
- a CDS encoding VanZ family protein — protein MQKGRGIYKPWIMLLVAVFAMAYIWIMGNLLFIHGRTSGDHYQYNLVPLETIGPLLLERERYSTEAWVKNLFGNIVLFIPLGIWIPWLFRPCRTGLKFTRTVILLLLAVELAQLALRVGSFDVDDIILNTLGAWIGYIAFRLFIQFIKTRRSE, from the coding sequence ATGCAAAAAGGGAGGGGAATCTACAAGCCCTGGATCATGCTCTTGGTTGCCGTTTTTGCAATGGCATATATATGGATAATGGGGAATTTGTTATTTATCCATGGAAGGACTTCAGGGGATCATTATCAATACAATCTTGTTCCGCTCGAGACGATCGGACCCTTATTACTAGAAAGGGAAAGGTACAGTACGGAAGCCTGGGTGAAAAACCTGTTCGGTAATATCGTATTGTTTATTCCGCTAGGCATATGGATTCCGTGGTTGTTCCGTCCATGCCGAACGGGGTTGAAATTTACACGGACCGTTATTTTGCTGCTGCTTGCCGTTGAATTGGCACAACTGGCTTTACGTGTGGGTTCGTTTGATGTGGATGATATCATCCTGAATACCCTAGGTGCTTGGATCGGTTATATTGCATTCCGTCTGTTCATACAGTTCATAAAGACAAGGAGATCAGAATAG
- a CDS encoding AraC family transcriptional regulator, producing MDHYSQIQRAIGYLEKHLQDEFNMREAAAAAGFSAFHFQRLFQAITGFTVLEYVRKRRLTEAARQLLNSADGILRVALNWGYQSQEAFTRAFTAHWGMTPARFRNLNELPGSAQIQRSIDFNDYRNRLGGEFNMNKPRFVTMEAIQIIGYAYSTNLNNDQHYSEIPGFYHDFGSEQKFMNIPERTRPDLAYGIACHFEDDGAFTFLVGEETSSDAPALQPGYTAFEIPGGLYAEFTVDGSGQDIRKMIYGSWLPQSNYERREGPDFEITDVWRSTPEQLDMKIYIPVK from the coding sequence ATGGATCATTACTCGCAAATCCAACGGGCTATTGGGTATCTCGAGAAGCATTTGCAAGATGAATTCAACATGAGGGAGGCAGCGGCAGCTGCGGGCTTTTCCGCATTTCATTTCCAGCGCTTGTTCCAGGCGATCACTGGCTTTACCGTACTCGAATATGTGCGCAAACGCAGATTGACTGAAGCAGCACGGCAATTGCTGAACTCGGCAGATGGCATCCTCCGTGTGGCCTTGAACTGGGGTTATCAATCCCAGGAAGCTTTCACCAGGGCGTTTACTGCCCATTGGGGAATGACACCGGCCCGCTTTCGCAATCTGAATGAGCTGCCCGGTTCTGCACAGATTCAGCGGAGCATTGACTTTAATGACTATCGAAACCGGCTGGGAGGAGAGTTTAACATGAACAAACCACGCTTTGTAACCATGGAGGCCATCCAAATCATAGGTTACGCATACAGTACGAACTTGAATAACGACCAGCATTATAGCGAAATCCCGGGATTTTATCATGATTTTGGTTCAGAACAGAAATTTATGAATATCCCTGAACGGACTCGTCCTGATTTGGCCTATGGCATCGCCTGCCACTTTGAGGATGATGGTGCATTCACATTTCTTGTTGGTGAGGAGACTTCATCTGATGCGCCGGCACTTCAGCCAGGTTATACGGCGTTTGAGATTCCTGGTGGATTGTACGCCGAATTCACCGTGGATGGTTCTGGACAGGATATCCGCAAAATGATTTATGGCAGCTGGTTGCCTCAGTCCAATTATGAGCGCAGAGAAGGTCCTGATTTCGAGATAACCGATGTGTGGAGATCCACACCGGAGCAGTTGGACATGAAGATCTATATTCCGGTAAAATAA
- a CDS encoding glycogen/starch/alpha-glucan phosphorylase: MFDNKETFKSIFGRNLVSKLGKPLEEATKEDVYHVLGSMIREYAGQDWAASNQGFKQRQDKQVYYFSLEFLIGRLLGNNLLNVNELELVRDSLAELGFSLEDIEEQESDAGLGNGGLGRLAACFLDSLASLGYAGHGCGIRYKYGLFEQKIIGGNQVELPDNWLDKGNEWEVRRPDKKVEVQFWGRVEAYEQDGHYHFVTKDAESVVAVPYDIPVLGYGQPHVNTLRLWSAEPKRETSLDTPSNYYGYLDYSRSVESISEFLYPDDSQYEGKLLRLKQQYFMCSAGVQSALRTFNKLELSYDRLPDKVAFHINDTHPTLVIPELMRILMDVKGYGWDEAWDITTRTVSYTNHTTLSEALEKWPVSMISKLLPRIYMIIEEINKRFCGMLLDRYPGEQERIQHLAIIANDQVRMAHLAIVGSHSINGVAALHTEILKEREMAPFYALYPERFNNKTNGITHRRWLMHANPKLSNLITDTIGSEWITEPGRLNELAGFAGDASFQQQFKSIKRENKERLAAYILDHTGTAVNPDSIFDVQVKRLHGYKRQLLNILHVMHLYNRLKNDSSFDIVPRTFIFGAKAAPSYYFAKKIIKLINTVADTVNRDKAVNDRLKVFFLENYSVSLAEKIIPAADVSEQISTAGKEASGTGNMKFMMNGALTIGTMDGANVEMAEQVGEENMFIFGLRADEVLDYYRSGSYRPNEIVQQDERIREVVEQLVHPGPFCCREGEFWDIYDSLLAHGDEYFVLRDFAAYADAHAAIDKAYRDVPGWSRKTMLNTAQSGIFSSDRTISEYATDIWGIHPVSGHWKG; encoded by the coding sequence TTGTTTGACAACAAGGAAACATTCAAGAGTATTTTTGGGCGGAATCTGGTCAGCAAATTAGGCAAACCACTTGAAGAAGCCACGAAGGAAGACGTCTATCACGTTCTGGGCAGCATGATTCGTGAGTATGCGGGTCAGGACTGGGCAGCGTCGAATCAGGGATTTAAGCAGCGCCAGGATAAACAGGTCTATTACTTCTCGCTAGAATTCCTGATTGGACGTCTGCTGGGCAACAATTTATTAAATGTGAATGAACTGGAACTGGTTCGCGACAGTCTAGCCGAGCTGGGCTTCTCGCTGGAGGACATCGAGGAACAGGAATCGGATGCGGGCTTGGGCAATGGCGGATTGGGCCGTCTGGCGGCGTGCTTTCTGGACTCGCTCGCATCTCTCGGTTATGCTGGCCATGGTTGTGGTATCCGGTATAAATACGGATTGTTTGAGCAAAAAATCATTGGTGGCAACCAGGTAGAACTTCCGGACAATTGGCTCGATAAGGGTAATGAATGGGAAGTAAGACGCCCGGACAAAAAGGTTGAGGTCCAGTTCTGGGGACGGGTGGAGGCCTATGAACAGGATGGGCATTATCATTTTGTGACCAAGGATGCCGAATCCGTCGTTGCGGTCCCTTACGATATTCCTGTCCTCGGATACGGTCAGCCACATGTGAACACGCTTCGCCTGTGGAGTGCGGAGCCGAAGAGGGAAACATCGCTGGATACCCCTTCGAACTATTACGGTTACCTGGATTACAGTCGATCGGTGGAGTCGATTTCCGAGTTTTTATATCCGGACGATTCACAGTACGAGGGCAAGCTGCTTCGTTTGAAACAGCAGTACTTCATGTGTTCTGCCGGCGTACAGAGTGCATTGCGTACATTCAACAAGCTGGAGCTTTCGTATGACCGGTTACCCGACAAGGTGGCATTCCACATCAATGATACTCACCCTACGCTGGTCATTCCGGAATTAATGCGCATTCTCATGGATGTGAAGGGTTATGGTTGGGACGAAGCCTGGGATATTACGACGCGTACCGTTTCCTATACTAATCATACGACGCTGAGTGAGGCTCTGGAGAAATGGCCGGTATCCATGATCAGCAAGCTGCTGCCACGCATTTATATGATCATAGAAGAGATTAACAAACGTTTCTGCGGCATGCTTCTAGATCGTTATCCGGGAGAGCAGGAGCGGATTCAACATTTGGCTATCATTGCGAACGATCAGGTTCGGATGGCACATCTGGCGATTGTCGGCAGTCATAGCATTAATGGTGTGGCTGCATTGCATACCGAAATCCTGAAGGAGCGGGAGATGGCGCCGTTCTATGCCTTGTATCCGGAGCGTTTCAACAACAAGACGAACGGGATAACGCATCGTCGCTGGTTGATGCATGCAAATCCCAAACTGTCCAACCTGATTACCGATACGATCGGAAGTGAATGGATCACCGAGCCAGGCAGATTGAATGAACTCGCTGGATTTGCGGGGGACGCCTCCTTCCAGCAGCAGTTCAAGTCCATCAAACGCGAGAATAAGGAGCGGCTCGCTGCATACATTCTGGATCATACCGGAACGGCCGTGAATCCGGATTCCATTTTTGATGTACAGGTGAAGCGGCTGCATGGCTACAAGCGCCAGCTTCTCAACATTTTACATGTCATGCACTTGTATAACCGTCTTAAGAATGACTCGTCATTTGATATCGTGCCCCGTACGTTCATCTTTGGAGCGAAGGCTGCACCAAGTTACTATTTTGCCAAGAAAATTATCAAGCTGATCAACACGGTCGCGGATACCGTCAATCGGGATAAGGCTGTGAATGACCGGCTGAAGGTATTTTTCCTCGAAAATTATTCCGTCTCTCTGGCTGAAAAAATCATTCCGGCCGCTGACGTCAGTGAACAGATCTCCACTGCAGGGAAGGAAGCTTCGGGTACGGGCAATATGAAATTTATGATGAACGGTGCGTTAACCATTGGTACGATGGATGGGGCTAACGTGGAGATGGCTGAACAGGTTGGAGAAGAGAATATGTTTATCTTCGGTCTGCGAGCGGATGAAGTTTTGGATTATTATCGTTCAGGCAGCTATCGTCCAAACGAGATTGTGCAGCAGGATGAACGCATTCGCGAAGTGGTAGAACAGCTCGTTCATCCAGGACCGTTCTGTTGTCGGGAAGGTGAATTCTGGGATATCTATGATTCACTGCTGGCGCATGGAGACGAGTATTTTGTATTACGTGACTTTGCTGCCTATGCGGATGCTCACGCGGCCATTGACAAGGCTTATCGTGATGTACCAGGCTGGTCACGCAAAACCATGCTGAATACAGCACAATCCGGTATCTTCTCCAGTGATCGCACCATTAGCGAATATGCTACCGATATCTGGGGTATTCATCCGGTGTCGGGACACTGGAAAGGCTGA
- the glgD gene encoding glucose-1-phosphate adenylyltransferase subunit GlgD, whose translation MKPLIGVINLDHELEELKELTYFRCGAAVPYAGRYRLIDFVLSNMMNAGIESIGVFVRRKYRSLMDHLSDGKPWDLDRKHGGMFILPPDWNDPTDTSQGDLQHFHNNLDFFRRGAGEYVVHAGSRHVTKADLQDVYQYHVNKGADVTLICKRVDQLLPEHDACVKVEHDGNGNVVDIHQSAEHPNIYTEIFIMKKDLFLRQVQRCIDHGESHFFRDVIQKNPDGLKIAAYAYEGYHAVINSIDSYYRNSMELLNTGLYEQLFREEPVQTKIKYEAPAKYLDTAEVKHSLLANGCIVGGEVENSILFRGVHVAKGARIKGSIIMQKCYIGEDAVLENVILDKDVKLTGGQTLIGDPSNPYILAKSTII comes from the coding sequence ATGAAGCCATTAATCGGTGTTATTAACCTTGATCACGAACTTGAGGAATTGAAGGAATTGACGTACTTTCGCTGCGGAGCCGCGGTGCCTTACGCCGGGCGTTATCGTCTGATCGATTTTGTATTATCCAACATGATGAATGCGGGCATTGAGAGTATTGGTGTGTTTGTCCGCCGTAAATATCGTTCGTTAATGGATCACCTGAGTGACGGCAAGCCCTGGGATCTGGATCGCAAGCATGGAGGCATGTTTATCTTGCCGCCGGACTGGAATGATCCAACGGATACGTCACAGGGGGATTTGCAGCATTTTCACAATAATCTCGATTTCTTCCGCCGCGGTGCGGGGGAATATGTGGTTCATGCCGGTAGTCGGCATGTGACCAAAGCAGATCTGCAGGATGTCTATCAATATCATGTGAATAAGGGAGCAGACGTGACACTGATTTGCAAAAGAGTGGATCAACTGCTGCCTGAGCACGATGCCTGTGTCAAAGTTGAACATGACGGGAACGGTAATGTGGTGGACATTCACCAAAGCGCCGAACACCCGAATATATATACAGAAATTTTTATCATGAAAAAGGATTTGTTCCTGCGCCAGGTCCAGCGCTGCATTGATCATGGCGAGAGCCATTTCTTCCGCGATGTCATTCAAAAAAATCCGGATGGATTAAAAATTGCCGCATATGCTTATGAGGGCTACCACGCCGTGATTAACTCCATTGATAGTTATTATCGAAACAGTATGGAGCTGTTGAATACGGGATTGTATGAGCAACTTTTCAGAGAGGAACCCGTTCAGACCAAGATTAAATACGAGGCACCTGCCAAATACCTCGACACTGCCGAGGTCAAACATTCACTGCTTGCCAACGGATGTATTGTGGGCGGAGAAGTGGAGAACAGCATTTTGTTCAGGGGGGTGCACGTAGCCAAGGGAGCCAGAATTAAAGGCTCAATTATTATGCAAAAATGTTATATCGGTGAAGATGCGGTACTGGAGAATGTCATTCTGGACAAAGACGTGAAGCTGACTGGTGGACAGACGCTCATCGGGGACCCGTCGAACCCATATATCTTGGCGAAGAGTACTATTATCTAA
- a CDS encoding glucose-1-phosphate adenylyltransferase: protein MAKKEVVAMLLAGGQGKRLKGLTKSLAKPAVYFGGTYRIIDFPLSNCSNSGIDTVGVLTQYEPLVLHSYIGIGSDWDLDRKNGGVYVLPPHEREDGSSWYRGTADAIYRNLNFIEQFDPEHVLILSGDHIYKMDYEKMLRYHKEKDADCTISVIDVPLEEASRFGLLNTHDDYRIYEFEEKPPEPKSTLASMGIYLFKWDVLKRFLIQDEQQASTSYDFGKDIIPLLLENEKSLYAYPFEGYWKDVGTIRSLWESNMDLLDEETPLNLNDPDWRIYTRNPNQPAQYISPAAKVRNCIISEGSIVHGEVNHSILFYGVEVGEQSSIIDSVVMPRVKIGKNVRIHRAIIAEGLVIPDGAYLSPAPEDESDVLLVDHEELERQLQQGMTTKV from the coding sequence ATGGCAAAAAAAGAAGTTGTAGCGATGCTGCTCGCAGGAGGGCAAGGCAAAAGGTTAAAAGGATTGACCAAATCACTCGCTAAGCCTGCTGTATATTTTGGCGGGACATACCGGATTATTGATTTTCCTCTAAGCAACTGCTCCAACTCAGGCATCGACACCGTTGGTGTACTTACACAATACGAACCTCTGGTACTGCACTCATATATCGGCATCGGCAGCGATTGGGATCTGGACCGCAAAAATGGCGGAGTATATGTACTTCCACCACATGAGCGTGAAGACGGGAGCAGCTGGTATCGAGGCACGGCGGATGCGATATACCGAAACCTGAATTTCATCGAACAATTCGATCCAGAGCATGTACTCATACTTTCAGGCGACCACATTTACAAAATGGATTACGAAAAAATGCTCAGGTATCACAAGGAAAAGGACGCAGATTGCACCATATCCGTTATTGACGTTCCGCTGGAAGAAGCCAGCCGGTTTGGGCTACTTAACACCCACGATGATTACCGCATCTACGAATTCGAAGAAAAGCCTCCAGAACCCAAAAGCACACTTGCTTCCATGGGTATTTATCTCTTCAAGTGGGATGTACTGAAACGTTTCCTGATCCAGGACGAACAACAGGCATCCACCTCATACGACTTTGGCAAAGACATCATTCCCTTATTGCTTGAAAATGAAAAATCCTTATACGCTTATCCTTTTGAAGGCTATTGGAAAGACGTAGGTACCATCCGCAGTTTGTGGGAGTCCAACATGGATCTGCTGGATGAGGAAACACCGCTCAACCTGAATGATCCTGATTGGCGTATTTACACTCGCAATCCGAATCAGCCCGCGCAGTATATTTCGCCTGCGGCCAAGGTGCGGAATTGCATTATAAGTGAAGGCAGCATTGTACATGGTGAGGTGAATCACTCCATACTGTTCTACGGGGTGGAAGTTGGAGAGCAGAGTTCCATCATTGATTCTGTCGTGATGCCACGGGTGAAGATCGGTAAGAATGTCCGTATTCACAGAGCCATTATTGCGGAAGGGCTGGTCATTCCTGATGGAGCCTATCTATCTCCTGCGCCTGAGGATGAAAGTGACGTATTGCTTGTGGACCATGAAGAATTGGAACGTCAGCTTCAACAGGGAATGACAACGAAAGTTTAA